DNA sequence from the Podospora pseudocomata strain CBS 415.72m chromosome 2 map unlocalized CBS415.72m_2.2, whole genome shotgun sequence genome:
TTGCACCGGTTAGCAGTCTAGTAAAGAAGAGATTTAAGACGGAAGAACCTAGCTGGATCAGTACGAAGCCAGTAGTAGAAGCGGACTGGAATGCATGCCTCCAGACGCTCGAAGGCCATAGGGGCTGGGTTAACTCggtcgccttttcggcggatggccagcggctcGCATCCGGTGCAGCCGACCGtaccgtcaagatctgggatcccgcctcgggACAATGCCTCCGGACGCTCGAAGGCCATAGGGATCGGGTTACCTCggtcgccttttcggcggatAATCAGGGGGCGCATGGGTATGGGTTGGGGCCAGACACGACCTGGGTCATTTGTAACGGCCAGAATGTGCTATGGATACCACCTGAATACCGCCCAACCTGCTCTGCAATCCAGGGGCGGATGGTAGCTATTGGCTGTTCATCAGGGCGAGTTTTTACTATTGGCTTTTCAAGAGACAAATAATATATTCTCAAATTCTCTCCCTTCGTTCTCTTTATTTCTTTTCTCTAGCTTGACAGGAGAAGGGtctgggaggatgggtcAATTTATAGATATTTTCGGATTTCTAGCATCTCCAATAAGGCTAATATTAGTCCTTTCAAGAGGCAAATTGATGGTAACATTTTAGTTCTGCTCAGCTCTGCTCGGTTCCGCGACAGCGTGGAATCAGGTAACTCAGTACGTTATTGCTTCGGGAAGAGGGCACCTGTCCTCTATGACTCACCTTTTCCACAGTAGATTGGAATCGCCACTCACACATATCGGattcctcatcgccctcccgATCGAGTCAGACAATTCTGCAAAGAATTGGCCTAGTGGCGACGAGCCGTAACGCCACTTCCATGATGCCGCGAGGTTTCGCAAGTCAGCCAGTTGCTGGCGCAAAGCTGTCCTAATGGAGCGAGTTGCGGCTGTTACACATCAACGATTAACAACCCAGCGAACTGCAAGTCGGAAAGAGAAGCGAGCAAATAAGCTACAGGCGTCGTAGACAGCTGTGTTAATGGCTCATGCATATTTAGACGGGATCTCTCAGAAGTAAGATGCTACTCTGTGAAGGTGAATATGATGGGGTTTGCTACTGTGCgattgtattgcttgtcctccttgtccttcaaAACCAGAAGAACCTCCAttatatctatacatggCGATAAAGTTGGCGGCAAATGGTACCATATCCAGCTGcactggttacgtcagttcAGCTCCCCTGAGCTCCAatcagcttggttgaccagaacTCCTTCCTGTCTGACAAGATCATCCAGCCTGGCAGATGCCTGAGGTCATGACAGTCACGGACCGCTAGAGATGCCTTATTCGCACTCGGTCCGAATGGAGGTTGAACTGCAAATCCCATCTCTACCATATAATAGGGTGTCAAACGCCCAGTCGGTCCTGGACAGCttacaagaagaagagcgcTAGGCAATGGGCACAggtcccccctcccgcccccctccccaaaaaaaaaatccagGCTTGCCACGCTGGTAAAACCTCCTAAAAATGAAGTTATCAACAACCTTGCCGTCGCCAAACCATGGAGCCTTCACTACCCTATAAATCCTCCCTGATTTGGTCAAGGCACACTCGGTTCTGCACTCTCGCCGTCCCCGGGCCCCTTTGTGATTCTCGTATCCTGGCTGCCGGGTGCCCTTCGGGACCCCTTCGTATCGTGAtgtctccctcctctgggTTCCTCTCGAAAAGGTATGCTTCCATTGCATCCTTATTGCATTCCAAATAACACTCCGAAGATGTATTCGATCTAgaacttcttctcctctaAAAGAAAGAATAATTTTGACAAGCTGTATTATCCGTTGTTTGCTGCAAGTTGGACACCGGTTGCCTCATGCCTCAGCCACCTTTCATGACAGTTTTCACACATCCCATGACCTTCGATTGGCGTTGTTAGTTATGTAGGTACGTTGACGAAATCCAGGGTATCTATTCGAAAGCCACTTGCTACATTTTGACGTAAGCATCTCTGTCCCAGTTATACTTCTATCGAAATAGACGTGGCAATCGGTGCTATAGACGCGCACCTATTCTCCCTTATGTATTGTTTTCTAACGATATAtatgaggaagaagatagTAGGTATAACAAAAAATGTAGCCGCAGGACATGCACGCTAGAATCGTGCCGAAGTTGCTACTCTTTTGGATAACGGTGGAACAGGTATGATAATTGTAAATAGCATCGTTGTTGTGACCTTCCGGTAGGAGGGTCCTGGTGGGAGGCTCCCAGGGAGACTCCCCTTGGAGGCTCGATGAGGCCCAATGACAGTTCCCAGAGGAATGGCCCGTTGAGAGGGCCTCGGTGCGAGCTCCGAGTGGTGGCTTCCGGCGACGATACTGGAAGCTCAAGGGTGAGGACTCTAACTGAGAGTCCTCATTGAATACGaaatgaagaaaagaaagagatgAACACCCAACACAAAGCATATGATTCGTGTGTTATGGTAAAGAGTGCTGGGGAGCTCTCAAAGGAGCGTCCCAGACCGAGGCTTTTTATATGTGAGCTACGGAGGGTCCTAGACCTGCATGTACTCCTCCACCTGTGGCTCGGAGGCTTGGAACAGGCTTCATACTTCCTTCCTAGTTTAGATAACTATCTAGTGAAGTAAAGTCTGGGAACCCACTTTACTATGTGGTTTAGGCATATTTTAAACCATTATCGAAATCTTATTTATATTTACGATGACCTCTTCCAGAGCTGGTCGAAAATTGTAATAGCATTTCGGACATCATTACACCTCTGAGGACAGAAGCTCTTACCACACACCAAAATAATtaacctccccttcaccgtCGCTGCTTTTAGCCTCCTAGGTAGTGCTGCTACTTAAATACAGTACACTAGTATATATATCACAGTGATAGCTATTACGCGTACTACGGCTTTAACCCTCTTCCTAACTAGCAACGTTGCCGGAAGAATATTAGATCGATTCGCCTAAATCTGGCTCGAGAATGTCGATTATATCGACGCTATCGCTAACCGCAAGTACCCCTTTACCAACCTCTCCGCTTATCCAGTCactaacctccctccccccagctaACCACGTTTACCTCGCTACCTAAAGTATATCTCTAGTAAACTACATCGCCCGCACCCACCCCTCTCAACCCGATTATATCGCCGTCGTCGCAGCCGGCACCCGCCACAGCATCTCCGACAACAATGTCCACTGCCTTGACGCCTCCATCAAGTCTGTTGTTGACTTCCTCGAACATGGCGGCATCTCCTGGTCCATCTACCAGGAAGACATGCTTTGTATGTTCAATTCCTCCCTTTCCGCCTTGAACTGGTACtaacacctccccccagacTCCGGCTTCCGAGGCCCCTCCTACGCCTCGGGCTCCCACGTCCGCAAACAGAACCCCTCGCCAGTTTCAACTCCGTCACTGGCTCCATCTCCCGCTCAGCCAAGTGCAAAAACTTCACAATGTTCGAAAAAGATCTCGCATCCAACAAGCTCCCCCAGTGGATGTTCCTCACGCCCAACATGGACAAACTCTGGCCATGACACCTCTGTTGCCTACGCCGGGAGATGGGCACGGTATTTCATCACCCCTTTGCTGGCTGATAGCAAGTTGAACATCCCGCGGACGTTGGTCATGTTGACTTTTGATGAGGGGTCGTACAGCAGAAATAACCAGGTTTATGCTGTCTTGTTGGGGAGTACGGTCCCGACGAACAAGAGGGGGACCACGAATGGGACGGCGTATGGACATTATAGTGTGCTGAAGACAGTGGAGGTGAattgggggatggggaacTTGGGGCAGAATGATGTGGGTGCGAATGCCTTTTTCTAAGAGGATGatgcccctgagcccccgAGTTGGGGGTCCACTTGTTCTTGCTTGGCAGGGTTGGGAttaggagggggggtgggaggaggtacGATGGTTATGCATTCCAACTAGTCTAGGTACACTTTACAACTTCTGGTCATTGGCAAGCAGTGTTCTTGAaatgtgatgatgaagttCGGTGAAAAACAATAGATATTATCAATGCCAAACGCTATTATATCTGTTTTCCTCAGATGGAAACATGAAGTTGACAGCCAGAGCTGCCTGATATTCAAGCAAGAAGTCCAAGTAATACACATCAAATCCCAGCTATCATAAAGCCAACCAAGCCCAACACGCCGGCAGCGGCGCCGACACCCCCATGAACAGCCGCAGCACCGGCAGTGACAACAGGACCAGTGCTTGTGATGACAGGAGCGCCAGTTCCAGAAGCGACACCGCTGGTCGTGACGGTAGCGATAGTGGTGGGAGCAGGTCCATCGCAGTGCCAGTGGTCGCCATGAGGTTCGCACCCGATGGAAGCGGTTGGGCTAGGAGGCAGGACACCGGCGCTGTGGTCGTCATGGTCGTggtcctcttcgtcctcatGATCATgatcctcgtcatcatgaTCATGGTCCTGTTCGTGGTCATGGTCGTCATCATGGGCGgcagccgtggtggtggcaggaaCAGCAACGACCTCGGAAGCGGTGATGATCACCGGAGTCGCAGTGGTTGCGGGGGCGGTCTCGCGGGGTCCATCGCAATGCCTTTGGGAAGGTAAAGTCAATGACTATTCAGATGTTTTTACGAAACGGAAAAGTGCTCACCAGTGATCACCATGAGGCTCACACCCGACAGACTCGGTAGGCGAAGGTGCCAACTCCTGGGCTGCCGCAAAGGCgctgagggcgaggatgatggcggcaGAGAGTGTCTTCATATTGCCGTGAATAAGTGAGAGACACAGGGTGCAATATAGAGAACAAATATGCGACGATCAAACTGAGCTAGTGAGGCAAGCAAGACATGCAAAACATGGGATGAAAGGCTTTTTATAGATGATGAGCAGGACCCTTCATGTGCCCAATGTCAATAGTAGTTCCAGGCTTCCTGTACCTGCATCTGAAGCAGGTTACATCCTTGGTAAAGCCGACTTCCTCTCCTGTCATCCGAGGATGTTTGCATGGGTaatcttgttttttttctgcaCCTCGATGATTTTCGTGGGGGTGAGCTGAAAGTTTCTTGCAGGAAACCAACATGCTAGGTGTGATGGagaccatcaaggttctcagcCAAGACGTGTCTCGCTTCCACACGTGGGATCCCTTGCCACCATTTTCTGGTTGGGGCCAACGCCGCGGTGTACTCAAGTGAATAGAAGCTTCTTTTTATTTCAGCAGGGCTGACATTGAAGTGTTGAATTTGCACAGATTGCTGAAAACTATGTACATGAACATGTGTCCAACCCTCCGGAACTTTTGACGTTTTTCATGCAGTATCCACAGTTCTATTTTCATCCTTCGTCCTTCACCAAGTCCTTCCTCCAACCATACTTCCCAGGTAGCAGAGCTCGGTCGATTTTTGATCGTTGATAGGGGTGTGAAGACGGCGGGCTGGCGGCCAGCTTAGGCGGGGATAACGCCGAGAGCAACTGGTCTAATGGTCATCGCAGTGATATCTCTTCTGGCCAGCGACAGGGCAAGTTGTGGTGCCATGGGTCTGATGGCAAGCACCTCCGGGATTGGTGGCACAGCAGTACTCGCAGGCTCCAACGAGCGTGCACCCGGTAGGGGGGAAGCAATCGCGAGCAAGAAGGTCGCTCTTGAATTCGGGAGCGGCATAGGCCACAGACGCGAGATGAAAGGCCGcaatgaggagcttgaaAGAGACCATCTTGACAGTGGTTGTTGGCGGAAGGCTTTTGATGAGGTAGTAGAGGGCTTGGAGAGGGTTGATCAAGAGACTCGAGTgcgaggtggttgatgatggcattCTCTGGATGAACGCACGACATCTCGTCCTCTTTATACTTGAACTGTCCTACTTGATCCGGACTTTACATCTGCTCACTTCGCGTAGCCCTCCAGTTCTTTCGATATGCATTGCAACTCTGTCCACATGAAGTGCCTGCCGCCGCGTGAGAGTCGACTGCTTCGAAGCTCTAAAGTGCCTACTAGAGCATCTCTGTTCTCTACCATCTATGAGTGTAGACACCGAGACGGCTTCACCAGCGGTCCGAGTCGTTGGAGGGCAGCCATGTACCTTGATGAACAGAGGGTCTTGGCGTGGAGGTTTTATCTGTGGTTGGCTGCGTATCCACTCCttgagcaccttgatgggTACATCAGCTAGGATGCTTGGCATGTGGCAGCCATGGAATATTGAACCTATTGTGGCTTGCCTTTGTCCATAGAGGTTCATGAGCATGGTGTGGTGCGTTCCATCACGTAAAGAACCCGCGCGGGATGACGGAGATCATCCAAAAGCTTGTTGGAGTCGCTTGATATTGGTAACCGAGGGTGATATTGAGGCCACAGAAGTGGGATGTAACTGCAAGGTCCCAATTTTGGATAGAGAGTCGTATTTGCAGGAAGATAGctggcggccatggcggaAGGTTGGCTGAGAAGAGGAAATTAGTAGATCAAGTCAAGATGGTCATGCCGCGAACGGCTCTCGTCGATTAGTATTAAAGACAAGAAGCGTCTCAAGAATTGATGAATCTCGGTGTCTAACACGCTTCCTGTATGAGACAGACTGGTGATCAAAATGATGAAAGCACTCTTCGCTCTTGGATTCGTTGTCGAGTTGGTGGCGGCCTTGCCCCAGGTTGTCACCCCAGCCCCTACTGGCCAAGCATGCTCGTAAGTGCCATCCTTCCGCTTTCGAGATTCCAGAAAACCAACACGACGTTCAGGACGAGAACCCGTACCCAGCTTGGAATTGAAGCGACCATCACCAATTACCCCGAATTCGTCTCGTCAATGGACCAGCATTGGTCGACCTCAGGAGTTCCGTTCTCAGGGACAGAACGTGTGATTGTCTACACGTCTCTTGAAACATTCGACGGTGGCAGCTTCACAGGCTACTACACGTACGACATCAATGCCTTGCGCAGCGCGGGATATACCATCACAACCAGCACCCAGGTGTCTGTATCATGCTATCCCACAGCGACCAGCTCGGCGGTTGGTGAATGCGAGCCGCATGGTGATCACTGGCACTGTCCCCCAGGAGTATCAGAGCCAATTACGCCTCCTTCCCCGCAGCCCCATACTACTCACTCGGCTCCTAGCTCCGGGGAGTGTGAGGCTCACGATGACCACTGGCACTGCCCTCCAGGAGTTACAGAGCCTACTACCCCCCCagctccatcatcaactcctgtccccaccacccctggCTCGGACGAGTGCGAAGCGCACGGTGATCATTTGCATTGTCATGATGGCGTGCCAGAGCCAACGACGCCCCCACCCGTCATAACTCCTACGCCGACATCGTTCAGCTCAGTGACAGCATCGACCTCATTCACTCGCACAGCATCCGACGCGCCTGTCGTTACGGCTGGTGCAGACGCCAAGACCAGAGTCGGGAGTCACTTTTTAGTATTAGCTGCAGGGGTACCGTTTGTATTTGGGATGATGTGATAGCCTGGGGGAATCTGCGGACCATCGATTGTATAGTTAATGCTCAATAAAGGATGTTGTGGGAGTGTGCGTTGAGGACCCTGATGTCCCACCCCTGAAGCGATGgcagccatcaaggttctcaatACCAGATATCAAGGTCCTTCTGCAACGTCATCCAATATGACATCCCAATTGACAACAGACCATTTGTTCTCCTTTTGATGCTTTGTTGCTGTGAATGAAAAGCCATCCGAGTCCTTTCATCCTGACGAAGCGATTGAGCATCGAGCTGCCTATCATTTCACCTGACAATACTCCTCACAATGCCCGACACCTCTCGCCAAACCTTGCCACACGTCCATGATGTGGTCATCATTGGTGCCGGGCCTTGTGGTCTAGCAGTAGCAGCACGACTCCGTGAAAAGGCTCCAGGTGCTATTTTCACAGACGAAGAGCACAGGAGACACCGGTTTTTGCATCGCTATGGACGATCCATGCCGCTGAAGCAAGTGAGAAACGGTCGGTTCACATGCTGCGGCCGCCCAACGGTAAGCGATACACAAGATCTCGATATCATGGCGCTCGATGCCACCCATGACGACTGGTGTGGCCGCTGGAACAAGCTGTTCAA
Encoded proteins:
- a CDS encoding uncharacterized protein (EggNog:ENOG503P6EY), whose product is MKTLSAAIILALSAFAAAQELAPSPTESVGCEPHGDHWHCDGPRETAPATTATPVIITASEVVAVPATTTAAAHDDDHDHEQDHDHDDEDHDHEDEEDHDHDDHSAGVLPPSPTASIGCEPHGDHWHCDGPAPTTIATVTTSGVASGTGAPVITSTGPVVTAGAAAVHGGVGAAAGVLGLVGFMIAGI
- a CDS encoding uncharacterized protein (EggNog:ENOG503P55A); this translates as MRQTGDQNDESTLRSWIRCRVGGGLAPGCHPSPYWPSMLVSAILPLSRFQKTNTTFRTRTRTQLGIEATITNYPEFVSSMDQHWSTSGVPFSGTERVIVYTSLETFDGGSFTGYYTYDINALRSAGYTITTSTQVSVSCYPTATSSAVGECEPHGDHWHCPPGVSEPITPPSPQPHTTHSAPSSGECEAHDDHWHCPPGVTEPTTPPAPSSTPVPTTPGSDECEAHGDHLHCHDGVPEPTTPPPVITPTPTSFSSVTASTSFTRTASDAPVVTAGADAKTRVGSHFLVLAAGVPFVFGMM